The following are encoded in a window of Fusarium oxysporum f. sp. lycopersici 4287 chromosome 5, whole genome shotgun sequence genomic DNA:
- a CDS encoding hypothetical protein (At least one base has a quality score < 10) — MVTRIREASARELSDLAKVSTPSHNLTNMTAPQMTHFHHAVNEATILTEPWTIILIRAFAKAAMILIHEANDFLEFGLTTPANTGHDFQESMRRAQDCVKGLWILGKKSDMARRSADTLVTAMKKLKV, encoded by the coding sequence ATGGTCACAAGAATACGTGAAGCGAGCGCAAGAGAACTATCCGATCTAGCAAAAGTATCAACGCCAAGTCACAACCTAACAAACATGACGGCACCTCAGATGACACATTTCCATCATGCAGTAAACGAAGCAACTATTCTTACAGAGCCATGGactatcatcctcatcaggGCATTTGCCAAGGCGGCTATGATATTAATACACGAAGCGAATGATTTCTTGGAGTTTGGGCTGACTACACCGGCCAACACTGGTCATGATTTTCAGGAGAGTATGCGTCGTGCACAAGATTGTGTAAAGGGCTTGTGGATATTAGGCAAGAAATCTGATATGGCGAGGAGGTCGGCAGATACCCTGGTTACcgcgatgaagaagttgaaagTATAA
- a CDS encoding hypothetical protein (At least one base has a quality score < 10), translating to MSNSIDQLAKDCTRGFEVLNLQLENPAVANIVKSDELARLKNEQSRFTRWKRNAGAHTLDQKLQNNTRVKIQAIRLLSHIQRLLEDAHAITVGDQVPWDQINDEEDSQSEDERESLDSSPETEMEQVLAHIANAIGNLSYLGATLREPLADGRITDETSPYEPFDVQHVRSKYPAVDKVIAERLGKDISARRKLFQGQDSTELSSYPSGGPPADEPTLETLFNELDLEDLN from the coding sequence ATGTCCAACAGTATCGATCAACTCGCAAAAGACTGCACTAGAGGGTTTGAAGTCCTGAATCTACAACTGGAAAACCCGGCTGTCGCTAATATTGTAAAATCTGATGAACTTGCCCGATTAAAGAACGAACAGAGCCGATTCACTCGATGGAAGAGAAATGCTGGAGCGCACACACTTGATCAGAAATTACAGAACAACACACGTGTCAAGATCCAAGCCATCCGGCTTCTGAGCCACATTCAGAGATTACTTGAAGATGCTCACGCAATCACAGTTGGGGATCAGGTACCCTGGGATCAGATAAACGACGAGGAGGATTCACAATCAGAAGATGAGAGGGAATCACTAGACAGTTCTCCAGAAACAGAGATGGAGCAGGTTCTGGCTCATATAGCCAATGCTATTGGCAATCTCTCGTATCTTGGTGCGACATTGAGAGAACCATTGGCTGATGGCAGAATCACGGATGAAACATCACCTTATGAGCCCTTCGATGTTCAGCACGTTCGCTCGAAGTACCCTGCGGTCGACAAGGTTATAGCAGAGCGTCTTGGGAAGGACATCTCGGCTAGGCGAAAACTATTTCAGGGCCAAGATTCGACAGAGCTGAGCTCCTACCCCTCAGGAGGCCCACCAGCAGATGAGCCAACACTGGAGACCCTCTTCAACGAGCTTGATCTCGAAGACTTGAACTGA
- a CDS encoding enoyl-CoA hydratase — protein sequence MSDASLIIVDSPAHAPGVSVITLNRSEKRNALSKAMITELLGALSRVSADSNTKVIVVTGRGSCFSAGADIKEISTMDAEAARSCRYLEDLCHGMAAVRKPILAAVDGPALGGGFELAMMCDLIYASPRAKFVLPEVNLGLIPGAGGTQRLTSALGKFRAMKAILLGTPVSSEEALSCGLVCDMFKDGQVLDKTIDAAAQVAARGGVAVQLAKEAICRADDSCRDDAFERSLYYFAFGTEEKATRVEAFLRR from the exons ATGTCAGATGCCAGTCTCATCATTGTTGACTCTCCCGCGCACGCACCAGGGGTGTCAGTGATCACACTCAACCGCTCAGAGAAGCGCAATGCACTCTCAAAAGCCATGATCACCGAGTTACTTGGAGCTCTATCTCGAGTCTCGGCTGACTCAAACACCAAAGTCATTGTCGTAACTGGACGCGGTTCTTGCTTCTCGG CTGGTGCCGATATCAAGGAGATATCAACGATGGATGCAGAAGCAGCAAGATCTTGTCGTTACCTGGAAGATCTGTGCCATGGCATGGCTGCTGTGAGAAAGCCTATTCTAGCAGCAGTAGATGGGCCCGCA CTTGGAGGTGGTTTTGAGCTTGCCATGATG TGTGACTTGATCTATGCATCGCCACGTGCAAAGTTTGTGCTCCCCGAGGTGAATCTCGGTCTCATCCCCGGAGCGGGAGGCACTCAACGGCTCACGTCTGCCTTGGGCAAGTTCAGA GCCATGAAAGCCATCTTGCTTGGAACGCCGGTCTCGAGTGAAGAAGCTTTGTCTTGTGGGCTGGTCTGCGACATGTTTAAGGATGGGCAAGTATTGGACAAGACTATCGATGCTGCTGCGCAGGTTGCAGCTCGTGGTGGTGTTGCCGTTCAATTGGCTAAGGAAGCTATATGCCGAG CTGATGATTCATGTCGCGATGACGCATTTGAGAGGAGCTTGTATTACTTTGCTTTTGGGACGGAGGAAAAAGCAACAAGGGTTGAAGCCTTTCTACGACGGTAA
- a CDS encoding nonribosomal peptide synthetase, with amino-acid sequence MAVVSPLQGHSLHESALQLGQGDCVEPPFPTVTSAFYHHARTSPDTIALRDLPESPKELTYGQLSRRAQELAAQLIAQGVCPDSRVPLVAKRGLDMIIGIWAILSCGAQYSLSRLAVGVVLCLSSTKHRIISQHPNQTVVVIDEIKTSPVEKDVHIDLATPESGCYVIYTSGTTGEPKGVDITHRNVANLVCLAPGNLGVAAGTCVGSVLNISFDMAAWEVFVCLCNGGTLVLRGSNWEPTLQQIDVLICTPTILSKYHPTQYPRIKTVATAGEPTTRGLADLWANHGTYWNCCGPTETTIVNTMHQHVVGQELSIGRPTPNNRVYILNGLGEPVPMGATGVMWAGGRGVSRGYIGLDEKTAERYKPDPFANDGSTIYNTGDLCRWRPDGSVDILGRVDDQVKVKGFRVELDGISASLASAPGVSRAAALLIDGEIHGFTTPRRCDATTTIKHVQQHQPYYAIPTHLHLLDELPSTPNGKVDKGKLKALALAKQSVATQPYEKEGVQDSHVELKSQSSMSSLSTLTEKIDLERGLPDKTMARPLRGLRHRIFIVYRTLFSLIGLLNLAALICMIALQLKSEWLGIITAINLVIAVLVRQDTVINILYTIFCSVPKHLPLGIRKRCAKIYHLGGVHSGAGVCATAWLVISTVRGTICNAGFCEGHAIGSLATQVVSWFLCGLLCSMVATAWPSFRKQYHNFFERFHRFAGWTSLGLFWARTILAINDSRPQHQELGIATVKTPDFWLLVVATLSIASSWFFLRKVPVEAEVLSDHAVRLHFDYTVPVNGSFTRLSRRPLIEWHSFATIPNPQANQHAKGYSLVVSNAGDWTRSCIQNPPSSIWVRGVPTCGVMRIATLFNRIVVVATGSGIGPLLGHIVHQSCPTQLIWSTSRPEESFGKELVGQVRDAIPDAVIWNTKTQGRPDLVRMGYNLAKSFDAEAVIIIANEKITKKVVYGLETRGVPAYGAIWDS; translated from the exons ATGGCCGTCGTCAGCCCGCTGCAGGGACATTCCCTGCACGAGTCTGCTCTTCAACTTGGCCAAGGGGACTGTGTCGAGCCTCCATTCCCAACAGTCACTTCAGCATTCTACCACCATGCAAGAACTTCCCCAGACACCATAGCTCTTCGTGACCTCCCAGAATCACCAAAGGAGCTGACGTATGGACAGCTTTCAAGACGAGCTCAAGAGTTGGCTGCACAGCTCATTGCTCAAGGTGTCTGTCCTGACTCGCGGGTCCCCCTTGTTGCTAAAAGGGGACTGGACATGATCATTGGTATCTGGGCAATCCTTTCATGCGGAGCTCAATAT TCCTTGAGCAGGCTGGCGGTGGGCGTCGTCCTTTGTCTGTCTTCAACAAAGCACCGTATCATCTCCCAACATCCCAACCAGACTGTGGTTGTTATTGACGAAATAAAAACGAGCCCTGTCGAGAAAGACGTCCATATCGACCTTGCAACTCCAGAGTCCGGCTGTTACGTGATATATACATCAG GAACAACGGGAGAGCCCAAGGGCGTCGACATCACTCACAGAAATGTCGCCAATCTTGTGTGCCTGGCCCCGGGGAATCTGGGGGTAGCAGCTGGCACTTGCGTTGGCTCAGTCCTCAACATAAGTTTCGACATGG CGGCATGGGAAGTCTTTGTTTGTCTATGCAATGGAGGAACACTCGTTCTCCGCGGTTCCAATTGGGAGCCAACTCTCCAACAG ATTGATGTCCTCATCTGCACACCAACAATCCTCTCCAAATACCATCCTACACAATATCCCAGGATCAAAACAGTGGCCACAGCCGGCGAACCAACTACAAGAGG TCTTGCCGATTTGTGGGCAAATCACGGCACATATTGGAACTGCTGCGGCCCTACCGAAACAACGATCGTAAATACTATGCATCAACATGTCGTTGGACAAGAATTATCAATCGGTCGACCGACTCCTAATAACAGAGTATATATCCTCAACGGCCTAGGTGAACCCGTACCTATGGGTGCCACGGGAGTGATGTGGGCAGGCGGCCGTGGAGTTTCTAGAGGCTATATCGGCCTTGATGAAAAGACGGCGGAGAGATACAAGCCAGATCCATTTGCCAATGACGG ATCAACGATATACAACACTGGCGACCTTTGCCGCTGGAGACCTGATGGTTCAGTCGATATTCTCGGCCGAGTTGACGATCAAGTCAAAGTAAAG GGTTTCCGCGTGGAGCTAGACGGCATCTCAGCATCCCTAGCTTCGGCCCCAGGCGTGTCTCGGGCGGCAGCGCTGCTGATCGACGGAGAGATACATGGATTTACCACCCCACGCCGATGCGATGCAACCACCACCATTAAGCATGTACAGCAACACCAGCCCTACTATGCCATTCCTACacacctccacctcctcgATGAGTtaccctcaacaccaaatgGAAAAGTCGACAAGGGAAAGCTCAAGGCACTGGCCTTGGCGAAGCAGAGTGTTGCAACGCAACCATACGAGAAAGAAGGGGTCCAGGACAGCCACGTCGAACTCAAGTCCCAATCGTCGATGTCCTCTCTGTCGACTCTGACCGAGAAGATTGATCTTGAGCGCGGTCTGCCTGATAAGACGATGGCACGACCCCTCAGAGGTCTAAGACATAGGATCTTCATCGTCTACCGCACCCTGTTCAGTCTCATAGGATTACTAAACTTGGCAGCATTGATCTGCATGATCGCTCTGCAGCTCAAGTCAGAATGGCTTGGTATCATCACTGCCATTAACCTTGTAATCGCAGTACTTGTACGACAAGATACGGTGATCAACATCCTGTATACCATCTTCTGCTCAGTACCAAAGCATTTGCCGCTCGGAATCAGAAAACGCTGTGCCAAGATATATCACCTGGGTGGTGTGCACTCCGGTGCGGGAGTCTGTGCCACGGCATGGCTGGTTATCTCGACGGTACGTGGAACAATCTGCAATGCAGGTTTCTGCGAGGGTCACGCGATTGGGTCCTTGGCGACACAGGTCGTATCGTGGTTTCTATGCGGGCTGTTATGTTCCATGGTGGCTACTGCATGGCCCTCTTTCCGGAAGCAATACCACAACTTCTTTGAGCGTTTCCATCGTTTTGCCGGTTGGACATCATTGGGTCTATTTTGGGCTCGGACAATTCTGGCGATCAACGACTCCCggcctcaacaccaagaactaGGGATTGCCACCGTTAAGACTCCAGACTTCTGGCTCTTGGTGGTGGCCACACTCAGCATTGCCTCTTCATGGTTTTTCCTGCGCAAGGTTCCCGTTGAGGCCGAAGTGCTTTCTGACCATGCAGTCCGCCTGCATTTCGACTATACTGTTCCCGTGAATGGTAGTTTCACCCGCTTATCACGACGACCCTTGATCGAATGGCACTCTTTTGCAACCATCCCCAATCCGCAGGCTAATCAACATGCTAAGGGTTACTCGTTGGTTGTCTCCAATGCCGGCGACTGGACTCGTTCTTGCATACAAAACCCTCCCAGTTCCATCTGGGTACGTGGTGTGCCGACATGTGGTGTGATGCGTATCGCAACTCTCTTCAACCGAATCGTCGTTGTCGCCACAGGATCCGGGATTGGACCGCTACTAGGCCACATTGTCCATCAGTCATGCCCTACACAGCTGATTTGGTCTACATCACGACCAGAAGAGTCGTTCGGCAAAGAGCTTGTTGGCCAGGTTCGAGACGCTATTCCGGACGCGGTTATCTGGAATACGAAGACTCAAGGCCGACCAGACCTTGTGCGAATGGGCTATAACCTAGCCAAAAGTTTCGATGCCGAAGCTGTGATAATAATAGCCAACGAGAAGATCACTAAGAAGGTCGTGTACGGCCTGGAGACGCGCGGCGTGCCAGCTTATGGTGCCATCTGGGACAGCTAA
- a CDS encoding 40S ribosomal protein S1, with product MAVGKNKRLSKGKKGLKKKTVDPFSRKDWYSIKAPNPFNVRDVGKTLVNRTTGLKNANDALKGRILEVSLADLQKDEDHSFRKVRLRVDEVQGKNCLTAFHGLDFTSDKLRSLVRKWQTLIEANVTVKTTDDYLIRLFAIAFTKRRPNQVKKTTYAASSQIRAIRRKMTDIIQREASSCTLTQLTSKLIPEVIGREIEKSTQGIYPLQNVHIRKVKLLKAPKFDLGALMALHGESGTDDQGQKVEREFKERVLEEV from the exons ATGGCGGTTGGAAA GAACAAGAGACTctccaagggcaagaagggcctcaagaagaagacagtCGACCCCTTCTCCCGTAAGGACTGGTACTCAATCAAG GCCCCTAACCCCTTCAACGTTCGAGA TGTCGGCAAGACCCTCGTGAACCGAACCACCGGTCTCAAGAACGCCAACGACGCTCTCAAGGGCCGTATCCTCGAGGTCTCTCTCGCCGATCTCCAGAAGGATGAGGACCACTCTTTCCGCAAGGTCCGCCTCCGTGTCGATGAGGTCCAGGGCAAGAACTGCTTGACTGCTTTCCACGGCCTCGACTTCACCTCCGACAAGCTCCGATCCCTGGTGCGAAAGTGGCAGACCCTCATTGAGGCCAACGTCACTGTCAAGACTACCGACGACTACCTCATCCGCCTCTTCGCCATCGCTTTCACCAAGCGACGACCCAACcaggtcaagaagaccacCTACGCTGCCTCTTCTCAGATTCGGGCCATCCGACGCAAGATGACCGACATCATCCAGCGTGAGGCCTCAAGCTGCACCCTCACCCAGCTTACCTCCAAGCTCATTCCCGAGGTCATTGGCCGCGAGATTGAGAAGTCCACCCAGGGCATCTACCCTCTCCAGAAC GTCCACATCCGAAAGGTTAAGCTGCTTAAGGCCCCCAAGTTCGACCTTGGTGCCTTGATGGCTCTGCACGGCGAGTCTGGCACTGATGACCAGGGCCAGAAGGTTGAGCGGGAGTTCAAGGAGCGTGTCCTGGAGGAGGTTTAA
- a CDS encoding hypothetical protein (At least one base has a quality score < 10) produces the protein MYTRRWLMCVDVDVDALIFVSMYIHIRATASSSRPSKVSFTFLLFFSNVKPSFQLTYFNAHTTCNLQQSTHLIYTMASYIRDSRSAVRAHRRDSSSSSSSNTNSNRTRPRLLRSSATEPSITASNAIRGSFAGPELTTKSD, from the coding sequence ATGTACACAAGGAGGTGGTTGATGTgtgtggatgtggatgtggatgcCTTGATATTTGTCTCTATGTACATACATATTCGAGCTACTGCCAGCTCTTCCCGTCCATCCAAAGTCTCTTTCACTTTCTTGTTATTCTTCTCAAATGTGAAACCATCTTTCCAACTTACCTATTTTAATGCACATACAACTTGCAACCTTCAACAATCAACACATCTGATATACACAATGGCCTCTTACATACGAGACAGTCGAAGCGCGGTGAGAGCTCATAGGCGAGactcgtcgtcatcatcgtcctcaaaCACAAACTCCAACCGCACAAGACCACGACTTCTTCGCTCTAGTGCAACGGAACCTTCAATCACTGCTTCAAATGCCATCAGAGGCTCATTCGCTGGGCCCGAGCTCACCACAAAGAGCGACTGA
- a CDS encoding GTP cyclohydrolase II translates to MASDDQQSSMLEALQEIQRTQALLVNAVESLSGRSIEESGGDVGKNTILEPGSREDDNEGGTPSVEVPAASGDKLKAPALPSSEQRQQQGFTSRIILTTYPKQIGINPLPMDWGNQDPVKRGPIVVSRAASTIRRRNGSSGNHAKQVVSGGSYSIYYALAVASNELNADHRPDFTNTEPAANIGPFPQWGDPKKIVAMDPWGHLAPWLFKDTIEKDNVDIRPTIAITKAHMKLPELAESVKAGRLVPDGKVCLNDQGELAVTKFAVEPVWYLPGVAERFGIDEATLRRSLFEHTGGSYPELITRGDIKVFLPPIGGLTVYCFGDPAKMSDESVRLSLRIHDECNGSDVFGSDICTCRPYLIFGIEEAVKEAQNGGSGVVIYFRKEGRALGEVTKYLVYNARKRGADRASDYFKRTENIAGVKDMRFQALMPDILHWLGIKKIDRMLSMSNMKHDAIVGQGIPIHERVELPEELIPADSRVEIDAKITAGYFTTGKRMTTEELQAVQGRIWEDFDH, encoded by the exons atggcatctGACGACCAGCAATCCAGCATGCTGGAAGCTCTACAGGAGATTCAGCGCACGCAGGCTCTTCTAGTGAACGCGGTCGAATCGCTTTCTGGTAGATCGATCGAAGAATCAGGTGGAGATGTTGGCAAGAACACCATCCTTGAGCCAGGTTCTCGTGAAGATGACAATGAGGGTGGAACGCCTTCAGTAGAGGTTCCTGCTGCCTCTGGAGACAAATTGAAAGCTCCTGCGCTTCCCTCATCCGAACAGCGCCAGCAGCAAGGATTCACATCGCGTATTATTCTGAC GACTTACCCCAAGCAGATTGGAATTAATCCTTTGCCCATGGACTGGGGAAATCAAGACCCTGTTAAGCGTGGCCCTATCGTAGTTTCAAGGGCTGCTTCTACTATTCGACGTCGTAATGGTTCGTCC GGAAACCATGCTAAACAAGTTGTTAGTGGTGGTTCGTACTCGATCTACTATGCCCTCGCCGTGGCCAGCAACGAACTGAACGCCGACCACCG TCCCGACTTCACCAACACCGAGCCGGCGGCGAACATTGGTCCTTTCCCTCAATGGGGAGACCCCAAGAAGATTGTTGCCATGGACCCCTGGGGACATCTCGCTCCTTGGCTGTTCAAGGACACCATAGAGAAGGACAACG TCGATATTCGACCGACCATTGCCATCACCAAGGCTCATATGAAG CTTCCTGAACTTGCCGAGAGTGTCAAGGCCGGCCGACT GGTACCCGATGGCAAGGTTTGCCTGAATGATCAGGGTGAACTGGCTGTCACCAAGTTTGCTGTTGAACCA GTCTGGTACCTCCCCGGTGTGGCAGAGCGATTCGGTATTG ACGAGGCCACCCTACGACGTTCCCTGTTTGAGCACACAGGAGGAAGTTACCCAGAG CTTATCACCCGCGGAGACATCAAAGTATTCCTTCCTCCGATTGGTGGTCTCACTGTGTACTGCTTCGGAGATCCAGCCAAGATGTCGGATGAATCGGTTCGACTGTCTCTGCGAATTCACGACGAG TGCAACGGCAGCGACGTGTTCGGATCTGATATCTGCACTTGTCGTCCTTACTTGATCTTTGGTATCGAGGAAGCCGTCAAAGAGGCTCAGAATGGTGGCAGTGGTGTTGTCATCTACTTCAGAAAGGAAGGCCGTGCGTTGGGAGAGGTCACCAAG TATT TGGTCTACAACGCGCGTAAACGCGGAGCCGATCGCGCATCAGACTATTTCAAGAGGACCGAGAACATTGCAGGTGTCAAAGACATGCGATTCCAGGCTCTCATGCCGGATATCCTGCACTGGCTGGgcatcaagaagattgaCAGGATGCTTAGCATGAGCAA CATGAAGCATGATGCGATTGTCGGACAAGG GATCCCCATTCATGAGAGGGTCGAGCTTCCAGAAGAACTGATACCCGCTGACTCGCGAGTCGAAATTGACGCCAAAATTACAGCTG GCTACTTTACCACTGGTAAACGTATGACTACCGAAGAGCTCCAGGCGGTCCAGGGAAGAATATGGGAAGA CTTCGATCATTAA
- a CDS encoding uracil phosphoribosyltransferase — protein MADKTQDTHTTPVGPSYRTHQQKPSATVSVDVKLDNVHVLSQTPQLIALLSKIRSKETERADFIFYSNRIIRLLVEEGLNHLPVIEHTVTTPIGRNYNGLMFQGKICGVSIMRAGEAMEQGLRDCCRSVRIGKILIQRDEETAQPKLFYDKLPEDIADRWVLLLDPMFATGGSATMAVQVLKARGVPEEHILFLNLIASPEGVKNFSAKFPRLRVVTAFIDEGLDEKNYIVPGLGDFGDRFYTI, from the exons ATGGCGGACAAGACTCAAGATACTCACACGACACCCGTCGGTCCCTCATACCGCACTCACCAGCAGAAGCCCAGTGCCACCGTCTCTGTCGACGTCAAGCTAGACAATGTCCATGTTCTGTCGCAGACCCCTCAGCTCATTGCCCTACTGTC GAAAATTCGTAGCAAGGAGACCGAGAGAGCAGATTTCATCTTTTACTCCAACCGAATCATTCGATTGCTAGTTGAGGAGGGTCTCAACCACTTGCCTGTCATTGAGCACACTGTCACTACACCCATTGGCCGAAATTACAATGGTCTCATGTTCCAGGGCAAGATCTGCGGAGTGTCCATCATGAGAGCTGGTGAGGCTATGGAACAGGGTCTCCGTGACTGCTGCCGCTCTGTTCGTATTGGAAAGATCTTGATCCAGCGTGATGAGGAGACGGCCCAGCCCAAGCTGTTCTACGATAAGCTGCCCGAGGATATTGCTGACCGATGGGTGCTTCTTCTGGATCCCATGTTTGCTACTG GTGGCTCTGCTACCATGGCGGTTCAAGTTCTCAAGGCCAGGGGCGTTCCCGAAGAACacatcctcttcctcaacttGATTGCAAGCCCCGAGGGTGTCAAGAACTTCTCTGCCAAGTTTCCCCGCTTGAGGGTCGTGACGGCTTTCATCGATGAG GGTCTCGACGAGAAGAA TTATATCGTTCCTGGCCTGGGAGACTTTGGAGACAGATTTTACACCATCTGA
- a CDS encoding uracil phosphoribosyltransferase codes for MADKTQDTHTTPVGPSYRTHQQKPSATVSVDVKLDNVHVLSQTPQLIALLSKIRSKETERADFIFYSNRIIRLLVEEGLNHLPVIEHTVTTPIGRNYNGLMFQGKICGVSIMRAGEAMEQGLRDCCRSVRIGKILIQRDEETAQPKLFYDKLPEDIADRWVLLLDPMFATGGSATMAVQVLKARGVPEEHILFLNLIASPEGVKNFSAKFPRLRVVTAFIDEVCHTARTHCRNVLANQAFLGSRREEVWMLNPNDT; via the exons ATGGCGGACAAGACTCAAGATACTCACACGACACCCGTCGGTCCCTCATACCGCACTCACCAGCAGAAGCCCAGTGCCACCGTCTCTGTCGACGTCAAGCTAGACAATGTCCATGTTCTGTCGCAGACCCCTCAGCTCATTGCCCTACTGTC GAAAATTCGTAGCAAGGAGACCGAGAGAGCAGATTTCATCTTTTACTCCAACCGAATCATTCGATTGCTAGTTGAGGAGGGTCTCAACCACTTGCCTGTCATTGAGCACACTGTCACTACACCCATTGGCCGAAATTACAATGGTCTCATGTTCCAGGGCAAGATCTGCGGAGTGTCCATCATGAGAGCTGGTGAGGCTATGGAACAGGGTCTCCGTGACTGCTGCCGCTCTGTTCGTATTGGAAAGATCTTGATCCAGCGTGATGAGGAGACGGCCCAGCCCAAGCTGTTCTACGATAAGCTGCCCGAGGATATTGCTGACCGATGGGTGCTTCTTCTGGATCCCATGTTTGCTACTG GTGGCTCTGCTACCATGGCGGTTCAAGTTCTCAAGGCCAGGGGCGTTCCCGAAGAACacatcctcttcctcaacttGATTGCAAGCCCCGAGGGTGTCAAGAACTTCTCTGCCAAGTTTCCCCGCTTGAGGGTCGTGACGGCTTTCATCGATGAGGTTTGTCACACCGCCCGCACACACTGTCGCAACGTATTGGCTAACCAGGCATTTCTAGGGTCTCGACGAGAAGAAGTATGGATGCTCAACCCGAATGACACATGA
- a CDS encoding GTP-binding protein rhb1: MPSPKQRKVAIVGSRSVGKSSLAVRFVDGHFVDSYYPTIENTFSKMIKYKGQDYSTEIVDTAGQDEYSILNSKHFIGIHGYMLVYSVSSLPSFEMVQVIREKILNHLGTESVPICIVGNKSDLRPEQRQVTPEDGQKLSEKIQCGWTEASARYNENVGKAFELLIGQIEKSQNPGEAPAKSNCILM; encoded by the exons ATGCCTTCTCCCAAGCAAAGAAAGGTCGCTATTGTCGGCAGCCGCTCAGTCG GCAAGTCGTCTCTAGCGGTACGGTTCGTCGATGGCCACTTCGTCGACAGCTACTATCCCACGATTGAGAATACCTTCAGCAAGATGATTAAGTACAAGGGCCAGGATTACTCAACCGAAATCGTCGACACAGCGGGTCAGGACGAGTACAGCATTCTCAACTCGAAGCACTTTATCGGCATCCATGGCTACATGCTTGTCTACTCAGTATCATCACTGCCGTCCTTTGAGATGGTGCAGGTCATCCGCGAGAAgattctcaaccacctc GGCACCGAGTCGGTCCCCATCTGCATCGTCGGCAACAAGAGCGACTTGCGCCCCGAGCAACGACAGGTCACACCCGAAGACGGACAGAAGCTCTCGGAGAAGATACAATGCGGCTGGACCGAGGCGAGCGCGCGATACAACGAGAACGTGGGCAAGGCTTTCGAGCTCTTGATCGGACAGATTGAGAAGTCGCAGAACCCAGGCGAGGCTCCGGCCAAGAGCAATTGCATTCTCATGTAA
- a CDS encoding GTP-binding protein rhb1 codes for MIKYKGQDYSTEIVDTAGQDEYSILNSKHFIGIHGYMLVYSVSSLPSFEMVQVIREKILNHLGTESVPICIVGNKSDLRPEQRQVTPEDGQKLSEKIQCGWTEASARYNENVGKAFELLIGQIEKSQNPGEAPAKSNCILM; via the exons ATGATTAAGTACAAGGGCCAGGATTACTCAACCGAAATCGTCGACACAGCGGGTCAGGACGAGTACAGCATTCTCAACTCGAAGCACTTTATCGGCATCCATGGCTACATGCTTGTCTACTCAGTATCATCACTGCCGTCCTTTGAGATGGTGCAGGTCATCCGCGAGAAgattctcaaccacctc GGCACCGAGTCGGTCCCCATCTGCATCGTCGGCAACAAGAGCGACTTGCGCCCCGAGCAACGACAGGTCACACCCGAAGACGGACAGAAGCTCTCGGAGAAGATACAATGCGGCTGGACCGAGGCGAGCGCGCGATACAACGAGAACGTGGGCAAGGCTTTCGAGCTCTTGATCGGACAGATTGAGAAGTCGCAGAACCCAGGCGAGGCTCCGGCCAAGAGCAATTGCATTCTCATGTAA